A portion of the Collinsella aerofaciens genome contains these proteins:
- a CDS encoding nucleotidyltransferase, which translates to MSDERVYRGYMEGQLKRALADIEIPDSYYEKAETAYNSICNDLTDQNCVLSTLGPEAILQGSMRLGTAVKPIDENGSYDVDMVCNLRTLSKSVTTQAHVKKVVGDEVKKYAKRHGMTKPPHEGKRCWTLEYVDDVNFHIDILPTIDDTSNHADCLRNRGFGVPDDARYLAHTDKRHPRYSEICSDWASTNPRGYARWFFKVADLRTYRERLAKARNVTFESIRPYRVKTPLQQYVQLLKRHRDVFLSNQQMSRGQIRSVVVTTLAAKAYEQIIHHSGWYNDFIEVVQGLSTHIRKTPDGCYELVNPADQLENFLKDWTEEDANLFYRWCEAVSDDLGQLPSTLKKGIFNRYPARSIRESLGLPKQSSSDCNCKGVRGYLDRLPHHKQHGGIEIDLLSIKIKAEKMRNGGTFVPFESDTPLPKNVSLRFSAAGDNFDGFTLKWQVTNDGREAIAANCLRGDFYLSDTSARGRKARGEKTYYIGRHYVECVAEKDGVVYGRSDPFVVNITNDDASRRNW; encoded by the coding sequence ATGAGCGACGAGCGCGTCTATCGGGGATACATGGAGGGCCAGCTGAAGAGGGCTCTAGCTGATATCGAAATCCCGGATAGCTACTACGAGAAGGCGGAGACGGCCTACAACTCCATATGCAACGACCTAACCGACCAGAATTGCGTCCTGTCTACTCTTGGCCCTGAGGCGATACTGCAGGGCTCAATGAGGCTCGGAACGGCAGTGAAGCCCATTGATGAAAACGGTTCGTATGACGTTGACATGGTATGCAACCTGCGTACGCTGTCGAAGTCCGTCACCACCCAGGCGCATGTTAAGAAAGTCGTTGGCGACGAGGTGAAGAAGTATGCGAAGCGGCACGGTATGACAAAACCCCCGCACGAGGGAAAGAGGTGTTGGACGCTCGAATACGTCGACGATGTAAACTTCCATATCGACATCCTTCCGACGATAGACGACACCTCTAACCACGCCGACTGCCTGAGAAATAGAGGCTTCGGCGTTCCTGATGACGCTCGTTATCTTGCACATACCGACAAAAGGCACCCTCGGTACTCAGAGATTTGTTCAGATTGGGCATCTACCAACCCCCGAGGCTATGCACGGTGGTTCTTTAAGGTTGCCGACTTGCGAACCTACAGAGAGCGCCTGGCGAAGGCCCGTAACGTGACCTTTGAGAGCATACGTCCGTACAGGGTTAAAACACCGCTACAGCAGTACGTCCAGTTATTGAAGCGTCACAGGGACGTCTTTCTCTCGAATCAACAAATGAGCCGTGGTCAAATAAGGTCGGTCGTCGTCACGACGCTGGCGGCGAAGGCCTATGAGCAAATTATTCATCATAGTGGCTGGTACAACGATTTCATTGAAGTCGTTCAGGGTCTTTCAACTCACATCCGAAAGACGCCCGATGGCTGTTATGAACTCGTGAACCCAGCCGACCAGTTGGAGAACTTCCTAAAGGACTGGACCGAAGAAGACGCAAATCTTTTCTATCGATGGTGTGAAGCGGTCTCTGACGACCTGGGGCAGCTCCCCTCGACTCTCAAAAAGGGCATATTCAACCGCTACCCCGCGCGCTCGATAAGAGAGTCTCTCGGGTTGCCCAAACAATCTTCCTCTGACTGCAACTGTAAGGGGGTTAGGGGGTATCTCGATAGGTTGCCTCACCACAAGCAGCATGGAGGAATCGAGATTGATCTCCTGTCGATAAAGATCAAAGCGGAGAAGATGAGGAACGGCGGGACCTTCGTTCCCTTCGAGTCTGATACCCCGCTTCCCAAGAACGTCTCACTCCGTTTCAGTGCGGCCGGCGATAATTTCGATGGCTTTACCCTGAAGTGGCAAGTTACGAACGACGGACGGGAGGCGATTGCGGCAAATTGCCTGCGCGGAGACTTCTACCTCAGTGACACCTCCGCCAGGGGACGGAAGGCGAGGGGAGAAAAGACTTACTACATCGGGCGGCACTACGTCGAATGCGTCGCCGAGAAGGATGGCGTGGTCTACGGACGAAGCGACCCCTTTGTGGTGAACATCACCAATGACGATGCTTCTAGAAGGAACTGGTAA
- a CDS encoding FRG domain-containing protein, whose protein sequence is MSNETKVEVDDVASYIKYINELSPTIDGDARTIESTFVFRGQGSTKFDLVPSIGRDSLWRKPGCDAISPIIGTLKHEADIIETACRILPNVFKRDLLPIDLLACLQHYGVPTRLLDVTSNALAALYFACGNLDDVGEVFIFRRPGGDKQEYPICQAIADSWHLFMNSKVLSDFASLAISRPYFDYQRDLVLSNCPEPTDQAKWFKECCEDTLFVYGTRYLDRQAAQSGQYILFPNDIRGEDPYLSFEEFISPLPKDSPVIAGRCIVPSERKKSLLIELGNLGVTESTLFPDSIEKICSGMVSEFKRNQYT, encoded by the coding sequence ATGTCTAATGAAACTAAAGTTGAGGTTGATGATGTAGCCTCGTATATCAAATACATCAACGAGCTTTCACCAACAATAGATGGTGACGCCAGAACAATTGAGTCTACATTTGTGTTTCGTGGACAAGGATCGACTAAGTTTGATCTAGTTCCGTCAATCGGAAGAGACAGTCTTTGGCGTAAACCGGGATGTGACGCCATTTCTCCTATCATAGGCACCCTTAAGCACGAGGCGGATATTATTGAAACTGCCTGCCGCATATTGCCAAATGTTTTTAAACGAGATTTGCTTCCAATTGATCTTTTAGCCTGTCTCCAGCACTACGGAGTCCCCACCAGACTATTAGATGTCACTTCAAACGCGCTTGCCGCCCTCTATTTCGCCTGCGGAAATCTGGATGACGTGGGCGAAGTATTTATCTTTAGGCGACCGGGAGGGGATAAGCAGGAATATCCCATCTGTCAGGCAATCGCGGACTCGTGGCATCTGTTTATGAACTCTAAAGTGTTATCAGACTTTGCTTCACTTGCAATATCTAGACCATACTTTGACTATCAACGTGATCTAGTGCTTTCAAATTGCCCTGAACCAACCGATCAGGCAAAATGGTTTAAGGAGTGCTGCGAAGACACATTATTTGTCTACGGAACTAGATATCTCGATAGGCAAGCCGCCCAGTCGGGGCAATATATCCTTTTCCCAAATGACATTCGTGGTGAAGACCCTTATTTATCGTTTGAGGAATTCATAAGTCCGCTGCCCAAAGACAGTCCCGTAATAGCCGGCCGTTGCATAGTGCCATCTGAAAGGAAAAAATCCCTGCTTATCGAATTGGGCAATCTTGGCGTAACCGAATCCACGCTCTTTCCCGACAGTATTGAGAAGATCTGCTCTGGAATGGTGAGCGAATTTAAAAGAAATCAATATACGTGA
- a CDS encoding nucleotidyltransferase family protein, whose amino-acid sequence MISPSDISTVASRVLAQYDVSEAYLFGSFARGEQTPDSDIDLRLVCGNTMTFGTLYELSHELEKELGRKVDIVTNPPEHMRPAFRKSIEQDEVLVYEAL is encoded by the coding sequence ATGATTTCGCCTTCCGACATATCCACCGTCGCCTCCCGCGTGCTGGCTCAATACGACGTCAGCGAAGCCTATTTATTTGGCTCGTTTGCCCGAGGCGAGCAAACGCCAGATAGCGATATTGACTTGCGCCTAGTCTGCGGCAACACCATGACGTTCGGCACGCTTTATGAACTCTCCCATGAGCTCGAGAAGGAACTTGGTCGAAAGGTTGATATCGTCACCAACCCACCAGAGCACATGCGCCCGGCCTTCCGCAAAAGCATCGAGCAAGATGAGGTGCTTGTCTATGAAGCTCTGTAA
- a CDS encoding DUF3990 domain-containing protein, protein MELWHGSQKIIETPQLGLGKIHNDYGQGFYCTESLDLAREWACSRDADGFANRYELDIADLKVLDLLSPQYCVLHWIALLVEHRSFRKDTAIAAGACEYLHDHFLPQTSTCDVIRGWRADDSYFSYARAFVNNTITVDQLGRSMRLGNLGEQIVLKSERAFKSIRFAGFERAQQALYGPLAKERDEAARAQYRELLAENPFEGIRIVDIIREGMTGDDPRLQ, encoded by the coding sequence GTGGAACTGTGGCATGGTTCTCAGAAAATCATTGAGACTCCCCAGCTTGGCCTGGGGAAAATCCATAACGACTATGGACAGGGATTCTATTGCACAGAGAGCCTCGACCTTGCAAGGGAATGGGCATGCTCGCGCGATGCCGATGGCTTTGCGAATCGCTATGAACTCGATATAGCCGATCTCAAAGTTCTCGACTTGCTATCGCCGCAATATTGCGTCCTGCATTGGATAGCGTTGCTCGTTGAGCATCGTTCTTTTCGCAAAGATACCGCCATTGCCGCGGGGGCGTGCGAATATCTCCATGATCACTTTCTACCTCAGACGAGCACTTGCGACGTAATAAGGGGGTGGCGTGCGGACGACTCGTACTTTAGCTATGCCAGAGCTTTTGTAAACAATACGATCACCGTCGATCAGCTTGGACGATCTATGAGGCTCGGTAACCTGGGGGAGCAGATTGTGCTCAAAAGCGAGCGTGCGTTTAAGAGCATTCGTTTTGCTGGATTTGAACGTGCGCAGCAAGCTCTGTATGGTCCATTGGCCAAGGAACGAGATGAAGCGGCAAGGGCGCAGTATCGGGAGCTCCTTGCCGAAAACCCGTTTGAGGGAATACGTATCGTCGATATCATTCGAGAGGGGATGACGGGCGATGACCCACGCCTACAGTGA
- a CDS encoding helix-turn-helix domain-containing protein, whose amino-acid sequence MTHAYSEMYLEDAMRTLGEAVDFALCDQGLTPAELTAIMSNALEMKQFERGMPRVVCGMAGDELARDIIAHAGLTPVRCRETYPFDRSPQYWAGWVMAYTQWMSSLGFNKLLEVAPLDWIIGSYHPLHEASEDKFAQIVIEKWNNAQADKKGLKAARKAAGLTQKQLAAQSGVKLRAIQLYEQNQLDLRRASVSSALALADTLNCTIEDLVWQPIALEYDSQAISSVKL is encoded by the coding sequence ATGACCCACGCCTACAGTGAGATGTATCTCGAGGATGCAATGAGAACGCTGGGCGAGGCGGTCGATTTTGCTCTCTGTGACCAAGGGCTGACTCCAGCCGAGTTGACGGCGATCATGTCGAACGCTCTTGAGATGAAACAGTTTGAGCGCGGTATGCCTCGCGTCGTCTGCGGCATGGCGGGCGACGAGCTCGCGCGCGATATTATCGCCCATGCGGGACTGACCCCCGTCAGATGTAGGGAGACCTATCCGTTCGACCGTTCGCCTCAGTATTGGGCGGGGTGGGTTATGGCCTATACGCAATGGATGAGCAGCTTGGGCTTTAATAAGCTACTCGAAGTCGCTCCGCTCGATTGGATCATCGGCTCGTACCATCCGCTCCACGAGGCCTCCGAAGATAAATTCGCCCAGATTGTCATCGAAAAATGGAACAACGCCCAGGCAGACAAAAAGGGCCTCAAGGCGGCACGAAAGGCTGCCGGACTAACGCAAAAACAGCTCGCCGCCCAATCGGGGGTTAAGCTTCGCGCCATACAACTCTACGAGCAGAACCAGCTCGACCTACGCCGCGCCTCGGTTTCCTCGGCATTGGCGCTTGCAGACACCCTAAACTGCACCATCGAAGACCTCGTCTGGCAACCGATTGCTCTGGAGTACGACTCGCAGGCTATTTCGTCTGTAAAGCTATAG
- a CDS encoding Fic family protein — MMADTKRGAHPFAPLVLDDAGSLEDMAAAVMRLHSTLMTVGRCYTTDATGDRAALELGCVESVLAGAFCTIFGQSPANRFADIFDQVTYVAEHMVKDHIFEDGNKRTSLVFALSVLRFAGTPVVLSDSPEPKDNQYYAWIQDLVSSRRTNSELAEELRCGFVAGTGDLSLV; from the coding sequence ATGATGGCGGACACGAAGCGGGGAGCGCATCCGTTCGCGCCGCTCGTGCTCGATGATGCCGGTTCGCTCGAAGATATGGCCGCGGCCGTGATGCGCCTGCACAGCACGCTGATGACGGTCGGACGCTGCTATACAACCGACGCCACAGGCGACCGGGCCGCGCTTGAGCTTGGATGCGTCGAGTCCGTGCTTGCGGGTGCATTCTGTACGATATTTGGTCAATCGCCGGCCAATCGCTTCGCAGACATCTTTGACCAGGTCACCTACGTGGCCGAGCACATGGTCAAGGACCACATCTTTGAAGACGGTAACAAACGAACCAGCCTTGTCTTTGCGTTGTCCGTCTTAAGGTTCGCAGGCACTCCGGTCGTGCTGTCTGACAGCCCCGAACCAAAAGACAACCAGTACTACGCCTGGATCCAGGACCTCGTTTCCAGTCGCCGCACGAACAGCGAGCTAGCCGAAGAGCTGCGCTGCGGATTCGTTGCGGGCACGGGCGATCTGTCGCTCGTATAG